The sequence TCGGCCTCAGCTGGGGTTACATGCGCGGCTTCGCGGGCGAGGTGGTCGGCTTCATCGTCAACCTCTTCCTCGTGATCCCGGGCCTACCTCTCATGATCGTGATCGCCGCCTACCTGCAGAACGGCGGCATCCTGATGATCATCGCCGTGATCGTGGTGACCGGCTGGGCGTGGGGCGCTCGCGTGCTCCGCAGCCAGACGCAGTCGCTGCGCGGCAACGACTTCGTCACCTCGGCGCAGTTCTCGGGGGACAGCCGGACGCGCATCGTGTTCCGCGAGATCCTGCCGAACATGACGTCGATCATCGCCGGCACGCTCTTCGGAGCGGCGACGGCGGCGATCCTCGCCGAGGCAGGACTGGAGTTCCTCGGCCTCGGTGACTCCAGCATCGTCAGCTGGGGCACCATGCTCTATTGGGCGCAGAACTCCAACTCCCTGCTCACCGGGCAGTGGCTGCTGCTGTTCGCCCCCGGTCTGTGCATCGCACTGCTGGCGCTGAGCCTGACACTGATCAACTTCGGCGTGGACGGCATCTCCAATCCGCGCCTGCGAGAGGGGAAGGGCCGATGACCGCCATGAACACGAATGATGTGCTGCTGGAGGTCGACTCCCTGTCCGTCGAATACGCCTCACCCGGGGCGACGCCGGTCGCCGCGGTCCACGACGTCTCGTTCTCGCTGCGCCGCGGCGAGTTCGTCGGACTGGTCGGCGAGTCGGGATCGGGCAAGTCGACGCTCGGCTTCGCGTTGACGCGGCTACAGAAGCCGCCGGCGCGCATCAGCGGCGGCCGCATCCTCTTCGGCGGTCGCGACATCCGCGAACTGGATGCCGAGGAGCTGCGTCGTCAGCGCCAGGGCGGGTTCGCAATGGTGCTGCAGTCGGGCATGAACGCACTGAACCCGGTGCGCACCGTGGGCAACCACTTCCGTGACATCTTCGCCGCCCACGGCCACGTGCCCCAGGGCGACCGGGAGGCCCGGGCCCGCGAGCTCATCGGCAAGGTCGGGCTCGACGCCTCGGTGCTCGCCCGCTACCCCGGGGAGCTCTCCGGCGGTATGCGCCAGCGTGCCTCGATCGCGCTCGCGCTGTCGCTGGAGCCGCAGCTCATGGTCTTCGACGAACCGACCACCGCACTCGACGTGCTCGTGCAGCACGCCGTCATGGACACGATCAAGGAACTGCAGCGGGCCGAGCAGTTCACGGCCATCCTCATCAGCCACGATCTCGGCATCGTGCTCGAGGCCACCGACCGGGTGATGGTGATGCACGAGGGGCGCATCGTCGAAGACGCGCCGAGCATCGACATCCTGCAGCGTCCGAAGGACGAGTACACGCGGATGCTGCTCAGCCACTACGCGGACCCGCGGGCGAAGACCCTGTCGATCCCCGGCTTCGTCGACCTCGGGACGCGGCGCGCCGAAGGCCGTTCGCGCACCGACGTGACGGAGACGCTGCCGACCGTGTCGTCTCGGGATGCGCGTCGCGCCGATGCGGCGATCGTGGTCGACGGGGTGTCCAAGCACTACCCGGCGCCGCGCCGCGGACAGGATGCCGTGACGGCCGTCGACGATGTGTCGTTCCGGCTGGAACCCGGGGAGGCGCTCGCGCTCGTCGGTGCCTCGGGCTCGGGTAAGTCGACCATCGCGAAGATGCTCACCGGCGTCGAGAAGCCGACCTCCGGCACCGTCCGCTTCGGCGATGTCGACGTGGCGACCCTCAAGCGCCGTGGTCTGCGCGACCTGCGCAAGGACGTGCAGATGGTGTTCCAGGATCCGTACGCGGCACTCAACCCGCTGCACACGGTCGAGTACGCGCTGACGCGCCCGGTCATGAACTACACGAAGCTGCGCGGGCAGGAAGCCAGGGCGCGGGTGCTCGAGCTGCTCGAGACCGTCGGCCTCACACCCGTCGAGCAGTTCGCGGCGAAGCTGCCGCATCAGCTCTCGGGCGGGCAGCGGCAGCGCGTCGTGATCGCCCGGGCGCTCGCGAGTGACCCGCAGGTGCTCATCGCCGACGAGCCGGTCTCGATGCTCGACGTCTCGCTGCGTGCGGGCGTGCTGGCGCTGCTGGAGGATCTGCGCGAGAGATGGGGCATCAGCATGCTCTACATCACGCACGACCTGCTGAGCGCGAGGCTGGTGACGCAGAACATCCTGGTGCTCAACGGCGGCCGCGTGGTCGAACGCGGAGAGACCGCCGAGGTGCTGCAGCATCCGGAGGATCCGTACACGATCCAGCTGCTGGACGCCGTGCCCAATCCGACTCGTATCCGATAGAACCACTCATGAGAGGAGCACTCGTGCTCGCATTCCCCGACGGCTTCCTGTGGGGTGCCGCGACCGCGGCCCACCAGGTGGAGGGCAACAACACCACGAGCAACTGGTGGGCGATGGAACACGCCCCCGGCTCGCCCATGGTCGAGCCCTCCGGTGACGCCGCCGACCACTTCCACCGCTACCCGGAAGACATGCGGCTGCTCGCCGCCGCCGGGCTGAACTCCTACCGGTTCTCGGTGGAGTGGGCGCGGATCGAGCCCGAGCGCGGCTTCGTCTCGCGGGCGATGCTCGACCACTACCGCCGCATGATCGACACGGCGCGCGAGAACGGGCTCGACCCGACGGTCACGCTCATGCACTTCACGGTGCCGCAGTGGTTCCAGAAGGACGGCTTCTGGCGTGCCGACGACGCGGTCGACCTGTTCGCCCGCTACGTCGAGACCGTGCTCCCGATCCTCGACGGCGTCGAGTACGTGTGCACCATCAACGAGCCCAACATCGCCGCGATGCTCGCCGGGGGAGAGGACGCCGCGAACCTCGTCGCCTTCGGCCTCCCGAACCCCGACCTCGCCGTGGCCGACACCCTGCTCGACGCGCACCACCGCGCCTCCGAGATCCTGCACTCGGTGCCCGGGGTCAAGGCCGGCTGGACGATCGCCACACAGGCGTTCCACTCCACAGGTGAGCCCGGCGCCGACGAGATGCTCGCCGAATACGGTGACCCGCGTGACCACTGGTACCTCGACCAGTCGGCCGGCGACGACTTCGTCGGCGTGCAGGCGTACACGCGCACCTTCATCGGACCGGAGGGTCCGCGACCCGTGTCGCCGGATGTGGAGACGACCCTGACCGGCTGGGAGTTCTTCCCCGAGGCGCTCGAGATGGGTGTGCGCAGCGCATGGGAACGCAGCGGAGGGGTGCCCGTGCTCGTGACCGAGAACGGCATCGCGACCGCCGACGACACCCGCCGCATCGCCTACACGCAGGGTGCGCTCGAGGGACTGCACCGCGCGATCTCCGACGGCATCGATGTGCGGGCGTACCAGCACTGGAGCGCGCTGGACAACTACGAGTGGGCCAGCGGCTTCGCCCCCACCTTCGGCCTGATCGGTTTCGACCATCAGACGTTCGAGCGCACTCCGAAGCCCTCGCTCGCCTGGCTCGGGGAGGTCGCGCGCCGCAACGGGCTCTGAGTTCGGGGTTACGCTCAGGGAATGACGACGCACGCGAGGCACTCGACGCGGCAGGACCGGATCCGATCCGCAGCCGCGGGCCTGAGCGCGGCCGTCGTCGCGGTCGGCCTGGCCGAACTCGTCGCTGCGGTCGTGGAGCCGAGCGCGAGCCCGTTCGCCGTGATCGGCAGCGGGCTCATCGACCTCGCGCCGAGCTGGGCGAAAGACACGGCGATCGCGCTGTTCGGCACCGGAGACAAGGTGGCCCTGATCGTCGGGGTCGCCATCGTCCTCGCGGTCGTCGCCGCGCTGTCCGGCTTCCTGGAGCTGCGACGCCCTCCGATCGGGGCCGTGATCCTCGCTGCTCTCGGCGCACTCGCCGTCGTGGCCGCGATGATCCGCCCCGGTGCGGGGCCGTTCGCCTGGCTCCCCGGCCTCGTCGCCGGTCTCGTCGCGGTAATCGTCCTGCGGATGCTGGTGCGCAGGCTCCGGCCCGTCGCCGGAATCGCCCCCGACGAGATCGACCGGCGCCGGTTCCTGATCTGGACGACCGGCGCCGCGGCGGCCGGACTCGTGCTGCTGATCGTCGGGAAAGTCGCGCGCGGGGCCACCCGCTCGATCGAGGTGGTCCGTGACGCGCTGCGGCTGCCGAAGCCGGCGCGAGCGGCGGCGCCGGTCCCTGCCGGCGCCGACCTGGAGATCCCCGGCCTCGCTCCGGTCGTCACCCCCAACGCCGAGTTCTACCGCATCGACACCGCGCTGATCGTGCCGCGGATCGACCCGGCCGACTGGTCGCTGCGTATCCACGGGATGGTGGACCGCGAGGTGCGCCTCACCTGGGACGAGCTGGTCGCCCTGCCGATGCAGGAGTCCGACGTCACTCTCGCGTGCGTGTCGAACGAGGTCGGCGGATCGCTGATCGGCAACGCCCGCTGGCTGGGCGTTCCGGTGCGGGAGCTGCTCGCCCGCGCGGGTGTGGATCCTGACGCCGACATGGTGCTGTCGACCTCGTCCGACGGCTTCACGGCATCCACTCCGATCGAGGCGCTCACCGACGACCGCGACGCGCTGCTGGCCGTCGGCATGAACGGCGAGCCGCTGCCGATCGAACACGGGTTCCCGGCGCGACTCGTGGTGCCCGGGCTCTACGGATACGTGTCCGCGACGAAGTGGGTCACCCAGCTCGAGGTCACCCGTTTCGACCGCGCCACCGCGTACTGGACCACACGGGGATGGTCCGAGCGCGGGCCGATCAAGCTGCAGTCCCGCATCGATGTGCCGCGTGGAGGCCAGTCCGTTCCGGCCGGCGACACCGTGATCGCGGGGATGGCGTGGCAGCAGCAGGTCGGCATCGCCGGGGTCGAGGTGCGCATCGACGACGGGCCGTGGCAGCGTGCCGAGCTCGCGACCGCCATCTCAGCCGACACCTGGGTGCAGTGGAGTCTGGCGTGGACGGCGGAGCGCGGATCGCACACCGTCGAGTGCCGGGCGCTCAGCGTCGAGGGCGAGACCCAGACATCGGATCCGGCGCCGCCCGCACCCGACGGCGCGCAGGGATGGCACCGCATCGACGTCTCGGTAGCCTGAGCGCGTAACCACCGGTGCCCGGACACCTAGAATTGCTCCATGCCCGCAGGCGAATCCTTCTACATCACCACGCCCATCTACTACCCCTCCGACGTGCCGCACATCGGTCACGGGTACACGACGGTGGCCGTCGACACGCTCGCACGGTGGCACCGCCAGGCGGGGGATGACACCTGGATGCTCACGGGCACCGATGAGCACGGCCAGAAGATGCTGCGCGCCGCGGCAGCCAACAACGTCACCCCTCAAGAATGGGTCGACAAGCTCGTCACCGAGAGCTGGTTCCCGCTGCTGACGACGCTCGACGTCGCCAACGACGACTTCATCCGCACCACGCAGGAGCGCCACGAGACGAACGTGCAGACGTTCTTCCAGCGCCTGTACGA is a genomic window of Microbacterium maritypicum containing:
- a CDS encoding molybdopterin-dependent oxidoreductase, which translates into the protein MTTHARHSTRQDRIRSAAAGLSAAVVAVGLAELVAAVVEPSASPFAVIGSGLIDLAPSWAKDTAIALFGTGDKVALIVGVAIVLAVVAALSGFLELRRPPIGAVILAALGALAVVAAMIRPGAGPFAWLPGLVAGLVAVIVLRMLVRRLRPVAGIAPDEIDRRRFLIWTTGAAAAGLVLLIVGKVARGATRSIEVVRDALRLPKPARAAAPVPAGADLEIPGLAPVVTPNAEFYRIDTALIVPRIDPADWSLRIHGMVDREVRLTWDELVALPMQESDVTLACVSNEVGGSLIGNARWLGVPVRELLARAGVDPDADMVLSTSSDGFTASTPIEALTDDRDALLAVGMNGEPLPIEHGFPARLVVPGLYGYVSATKWVTQLEVTRFDRATAYWTTRGWSERGPIKLQSRIDVPRGGQSVPAGDTVIAGMAWQQQVGIAGVEVRIDDGPWQRAELATAISADTWVQWSLAWTAERGSHTVECRALSVEGETQTSDPAPPAPDGAQGWHRIDVSVA
- a CDS encoding ABC transporter ATP-binding protein; translation: MNTNDVLLEVDSLSVEYASPGATPVAAVHDVSFSLRRGEFVGLVGESGSGKSTLGFALTRLQKPPARISGGRILFGGRDIRELDAEELRRQRQGGFAMVLQSGMNALNPVRTVGNHFRDIFAAHGHVPQGDREARARELIGKVGLDASVLARYPGELSGGMRQRASIALALSLEPQLMVFDEPTTALDVLVQHAVMDTIKELQRAEQFTAILISHDLGIVLEATDRVMVMHEGRIVEDAPSIDILQRPKDEYTRMLLSHYADPRAKTLSIPGFVDLGTRRAEGRSRTDVTETLPTVSSRDARRADAAIVVDGVSKHYPAPRRGQDAVTAVDDVSFRLEPGEALALVGASGSGKSTIAKMLTGVEKPTSGTVRFGDVDVATLKRRGLRDLRKDVQMVFQDPYAALNPLHTVEYALTRPVMNYTKLRGQEARARVLELLETVGLTPVEQFAAKLPHQLSGGQRQRVVIARALASDPQVLIADEPVSMLDVSLRAGVLALLEDLRERWGISMLYITHDLLSARLVTQNILVLNGGRVVERGETAEVLQHPEDPYTIQLLDAVPNPTRIR
- a CDS encoding ABC transporter permease, producing MTSTMNVKIPAERIAAPSPWRAFGRMVATLWSNGKARLGLCILAFFVLVAVFAPVLAPYGPKENGFDRNADASWAHWLGTTAAGEDVLSQLIYGAQISLLVGFAAGILSTIVAVLIGLSWGYMRGFAGEVVGFIVNLFLVIPGLPLMIVIAAYLQNGGILMIIAVIVVTGWAWGARVLRSQTQSLRGNDFVTSAQFSGDSRTRIVFREILPNMTSIIAGTLFGAATAAILAEAGLEFLGLGDSSIVSWGTMLYWAQNSNSLLTGQWLLLFAPGLCIALLALSLTLINFGVDGISNPRLREGKGR
- a CDS encoding glycoside hydrolase family 1 protein; the protein is MLAFPDGFLWGAATAAHQVEGNNTTSNWWAMEHAPGSPMVEPSGDAADHFHRYPEDMRLLAAAGLNSYRFSVEWARIEPERGFVSRAMLDHYRRMIDTARENGLDPTVTLMHFTVPQWFQKDGFWRADDAVDLFARYVETVLPILDGVEYVCTINEPNIAAMLAGGEDAANLVAFGLPNPDLAVADTLLDAHHRASEILHSVPGVKAGWTIATQAFHSTGEPGADEMLAEYGDPRDHWYLDQSAGDDFVGVQAYTRTFIGPEGPRPVSPDVETTLTGWEFFPEALEMGVRSAWERSGGVPVLVTENGIATADDTRRIAYTQGALEGLHRAISDGIDVRAYQHWSALDNYEWASGFAPTFGLIGFDHQTFERTPKPSLAWLGEVARRNGL